GCCGGCCGCCCGCTTCGGCAGGCCGAACGCGGTCGCGATGGCGTCCTCGACGGCCTTGCCGACGCCAGCGATCTGCGCCTCCAAGCCCGACGCCTGACCCTGCAACCCGGTCAGCACGGACGACTGCCCCGCCAGGCCGCCAGCGGCCATCGTCGCCGTCGTATACTGCCCGATCTGCCCCGAGTACGCGTCGATCTGCTGGTACGCGGTCGACAGCTTGCCCAGGTCCGCATCCGACAGGGACCCGATCGCGGTCGCCGCGTCGATGGCACCACCGTCGACCCCGAACGCGAGGATCTCCTGGATGATGCGGGTCGGCACACCCCGCTTGACCAGTGCCTGGATCTTGCCCGCGAGGGTCTGCACCTTCCCCGCGTACTCCTGCGCCGCCTTGAGGTACGACGCACCGGTTCCGGCGCCGGCCGCAGCCTTCTCCGCAGCCTGGGCGTCCTTCTCCGCCTGCACCGCCTCGTCCGAGAGACGGGACGTGTAGTACGTCTCGCCCTGCTCGTTGGTGTGCGCCTCGTACACGACGTCGTTCTTCAACGCGTCGGCCTTCTCCCGCGCCGACTGTGCCGCCGACACGAGCTGGTCCTGCTGGCGGGCCACACCCTGCAGGTCGAACGCACCCGAGATCGCGTTCTTCACCTGGTCGTACGCCCGCTGCAGGTCACCGACCAGGTCGCTCTGCTCGTCGACGGCCGCGTTGACCTTGTCGAGCTGCGCGTACAGGGACGTGAACTGCCCCTCCGCCGCCGCGGCCGCGCCGGCCAGGCTCTTCTGGCTCGACGCGCTCAGGTCCGTGTTCCTCGACTGCGCGTAGAGGGTGTCCACCAGGCCGTACGCACCCGACAGGCCCGACGTCGCCTGGCTGACGTACTCGCCGCGCCGCATGCTCGTGCCGATGTCGCGGGCCGTGTCCGCTCGCCGCGCGGCCGACTCCTGCGCCGCCTCATCCTTCTTCTTGGCCTCCGCCTGCGCGGCTTCGTCCTTCTTCTTGGCCTCCGCCTGCGCGGCCACGACCCCGTCCCAGTAGCGGGGGTCACCGTTCGCGACGGTGGCGGCGTACTCCGCCTCGGACAGCTTGGTCTCCGCCCGGGAGATCTCCTGCTCGGCCGCCTGGCGTGCCAGGCCGGTCTTGTCGGCCAGGTCGGTCTGCATCTTCCAGATCTGCTCGAGCAGCCGGTACCGCTCGGGGAAGTCCATGAACGCGTCACGCCAGTACGCGGCGTCCTTGCCCTTCGTGGACGGTGCCCCGAAGGTGTACCCGCCGGATGCGAACCCGCCCAGCCCGAACGCGGTCAGCCCACCCGAGTTCATCGCGTCGAGCAGGCCCGGGTAGGCCGCGTCGATCGCACGGGTCGACTCCTGCCGGATGACGAACTCGCCCTTGTGGACCACCCCGGCGGGCTCCCACTTGCCGCCCGCCCCCGTGTGACCGCCGCTGCTGTACGAGCCCATCCGGCCGTTGCCCGACGCGGTGCCGTTCAGGTCGGGCATGTTCGCGCGGACCTGGATCGTCACCGACCGGGCGGCCATCGCTTCACGCCACGCGTTGACCGCGAGCGTCGCTTCCGTCGTCGACGCGTCCACGGTGATCGAGGCGCCCTGCTGGGTGACCCAGTCGGTCAGCCCGACCACGACGTTGCGACCGTTCTCGTCGTTGCCGGTGATCTGCACGGTGCCGTCCGTGGCGTCGATCGTGGCCGTGTAGTCCGACAGGGTGGTCAGCGCCTCCCCGTCCTCCCCGTAGATCGTGACGGTGCCGGACGCCGCATCAACGGTGGCGGTCACGGCGCCGAGCTCGGCGACCACGGGGGCGCCGTTGCCGAGCAGGGTGACCGTGCCGCGCGCGGAGTCGATCACTCCGAGCAGGTCGTTCGTCTGCTCGACGGCCAGGCGGGTGTTGGCCTCGACCGTGATCTGCGGGGTCCGGATGTTCTCCAGGTCGTGGACGATGTCCTCACCCATCGACGTCCACGTCTCGACGATCCGCGCACGCTGTTCGGGCTTCGCGGTGACGAACGCCTCGAGCATCTCCGCGCCCTCAGGTCCGCGGGCGATCAGGTCGTCGATCATCGCGTCCGCGGCTGCGGTCATGTTGGCGGGCAGTTCTTCGCGGACCTGCTCGGACGCCTTGAGGACGTTGTCCCGCCACCGGGCCTGCGCCTCGGCCTGCTTCTGCAGCTGCTCGATCCACTGGTCGGCCGAGACGGACACGCCGTCGTAGTAGTCCTCCCAGGAGTCCTTCGACGACTTCGTGGCCTTCGCGGTCTGCTCGGCGTACTCGCGCTGCTGGTCGATCGCGGCCTGCCACGCCCCACCCAGGTCACGGAACGACACGTGGGCGCCTGCGACCATCTCACGCCACTTCTGCAGCGCCGCAGCCGCCTCCTCGGTCATCTCAGCGACCTGGCTGGTGGCCTCCGACATGTCCTCGGCGGACTCCGCGGCGAGCTTCTGCTCGCTGTCGACCGCAGTGAGTGCGTCACCGTAGGCGGGCATCAGGGCGTTGAGGTCGTCCAGGCTGCCGCCGGCGTCCGTCCACTGCGCGGAGATGTCCGCGAACCTGTCCGCCGCGAGGTCGGCATGCCCGGACTGGACCAGGTACGCGAGCGACTCACCGAGGGCGGTGATCTGGGCGGAAGCGTTCTTCCCGTCGTTGACGGACACGATCTTGCCCAACAGGGGGACGGTCTCGGCCCAGTCGCCCATCTTCTGGGTCACCGACGGGTTGACGAGCCGGTCGATGGCGTCGGCGAGAGTGTTGATCTCGGTCGCCTGGTCCGTGCGCGAGGAGAAGAGCCGCCCCCAGTCCCACGCCCCCTCGTTCCGCCCAGCGTCCACGGCTGCGAAGAGCGCGTCGACGCTCGCCGCGTTGTCGAGCAGCGCCGCGGTGGTCTGCTCGATGCCAGCGGCGGCACGCTCGGACATGCTGCCGATCGTGTCGAGCACCTCGAGCGCGACGAGGGCGACTCCCGCGGCGGTGGCCGCCTTCCCGACCTTCCCCAGCCCAGTGGCGACACCGGGCGAGATCTCGCGCAGCTGCCTGAACGCCCGCACGGTGTCGACGACCCGCGGCACCACGAGCAGGAACCCGCCAGCGACCAGGGCGGCGGCACCGACGATGCCACCGAGCCCACCGATGGCCTGCTGGACCGGTTCGGGCAGTTCGGAGAACGCGTTCGCGAGCCCAGCGACCGCCTCCGCACCCTGCGCGAGCACCGGGAGGAACGCCGACCCGACGGTGATCGCGGCATCGTTGATGCTGTTGCGGGCGATCTGGATCTTGGCCTCAGTGGTGTCGTACCGCTTGCCCGCTTCCTCCAGCAGGGCCGTGTTGTCCGCCCACGCGTCGTTGCCCATCTGGATCGACTTGCGCAGCATGTCGCCGCTCGTGGCCATCGACAGCAACGCCCGGGACACACGCACGTCCGACTGCCCCAGATCGGAGAGCGTGGTGAACACGTCCTCGCCGGCCTCGTTCATGCGGCCCAGGCCCTCGATGAACGAGGCGAGCGCGTCGGTCGGGTCGGCGTTCCACGCCGCAGCGAAGTCCTGCGCGGACATGCCCGCCACACGCGCCCA
The Xylanimonas cellulosilytica DSM 15894 DNA segment above includes these coding regions:
- a CDS encoding phage tail tape measure protein, with the protein product MTTRSYAVRLDAEYQALVRGFDEGAKAADKMADTVEKAGQRVERAQKAQADAAGRARVAEQQLAQAREKGAADSAQVVGAEERAAKARRDLDKATKDVTQAEAAHRSAQAAHTQATARQTTAVGKLTSTLDNNREAFNRAGTALAAFGAVTTATVGATVAAAVQWESAWTGVTKTLPDDADLKATEDGLRSLAKTLPATHQEIAAVAEAAGQLGVSAQALLPFTKTMIDLGETTNLTADEAATSIAQLANVMGVDLANEVDNLGASLVALGNNGASTERDIVQMAQRIAGAGAIVGLSTGEVMGLANALASVGIEVEAGGSAISNVLTDIAKDVASGSEDVANWARVAGMSAQDFAAAWNADPTDALASFIEGLGRMNEAGEDVFTTLSDLGQSDVRVSRALLSMATSGDMLRKSIQMGNDAWADNTALLEEAGKRYDTTEAKIQIARNSINDAAITVGSAFLPVLAQGAEAVAGLANAFSELPEPVQQAIGGLGGIVGAAALVAGGFLLVVPRVVDTVRAFRQLREISPGVATGLGKVGKAATAAGVALVALEVLDTIGSMSERAAAGIEQTTAALLDNAASVDALFAAVDAGRNEGAWDWGRLFSSRTDQATEINTLADAIDRLVNPSVTQKMGDWAETVPLLGKIVSVNDGKNASAQITALGESLAYLVQSGHADLAADRFADISAQWTDAGGSLDDLNALMPAYGDALTAVDSEQKLAAESAEDMSEATSQVAEMTEEAAAALQKWREMVAGAHVSFRDLGGAWQAAIDQQREYAEQTAKATKSSKDSWEDYYDGVSVSADQWIEQLQKQAEAQARWRDNVLKASEQVREELPANMTAAADAMIDDLIARGPEGAEMLEAFVTAKPEQRARIVETWTSMGEDIVHDLENIRTPQITVEANTRLAVEQTNDLLGVIDSARGTVTLLGNGAPVVAELGAVTATVDAASGTVTIYGEDGEALTTLSDYTATIDATDGTVQITGNDENGRNVVVGLTDWVTQQGASITVDASTTEATLAVNAWREAMAARSVTIQVRANMPDLNGTASGNGRMGSYSSGGHTGAGGKWEPAGVVHKGEFVIRQESTRAIDAAYPGLLDAMNSGGLTAFGLGGFASGGYTFGAPSTKGKDAAYWRDAFMDFPERYRLLEQIWKMQTDLADKTGLARQAAEQEISRAETKLSEAEYAATVANGDPRYWDGVVAAQAEAKKKDEAAQAEAKKKDEAAQESAARRADTARDIGTSMRRGEYVSQATSGLSGAYGLVDTLYAQSRNTDLSASSQKSLAGAAAAAEGQFTSLYAQLDKVNAAVDEQSDLVGDLQRAYDQVKNAISGAFDLQGVARQQDQLVSAAQSAREKADALKNDVVYEAHTNEQGETYYTSRLSDEAVQAEKDAQAAEKAAAGAGTGASYLKAAQEYAGKVQTLAGKIQALVKRGVPTRIIQEILAFGVDGGAIDAATAIGSLSDADLGKLSTAYQQIDAYSGQIGQYTTATMAAGGLAGQSSVLTGLQGQASGLEAQIAGVGKAVEDAIATAFGLPKRAAGGPTVPGQTYWVGERGPELWTSAAAGFVLDAATSRNLAMATPAGGYGAGRYGQAAPQVTKTYSATVNTLQATPAQVLAAVKQAELQDVMP